The following proteins are co-located in the Manihot esculenta cultivar AM560-2 chromosome 9, M.esculenta_v8, whole genome shotgun sequence genome:
- the LOC110621890 gene encoding UDP-N-acetylglucosamine transferase subunit ALG13 homolog produces MGEIEDSKGRRMVFVTVGTTLFDALVRAVDTKEVKQELFRKGYTHLLIQMGRGFYTPTKSEAEDGSVSVDYFTFSSSIADHLRSASLVISHAGSGSIFETLRLRKPLIVVVNEDLMDNHQSELAEELAERKHLYCARPQTLHHTIANMDSESLLPYPAGDANPVAKLINRFLGFPDD; encoded by the exons ATGGGAGAAATTGAAGATAGCAAGGGGAGGAGAATGGTCTTTGTAACAGTGGGAACTACACTATTTGATGCTCTTGTGAGAGCAGTGGATACAAAGGAAGTTAAGCAGGAATTGTTTAGAAAAGGGTATACCCACCTTCTCATTCAAATGGGTCGAGGATTCTACACTCCCACCAAG TCTGAAGCTGAAGATGGATCTGTGAGCGTTGATTACTTCACTTTTTCATCAAGTATTGCAGATCATCTAAGATCAGCATCTCTTGTCATCAGCCATGCTG GGTCTGGGAGTATATTTGAGACTTTGCGGCTTAGAAAACCTCTAATTGTAGTGGTGAATGAAGATCTGATGGACAATCATCAAAGTGAACTTGCAGAAGAACTAGCAGAGAGGAAGCATTTATATTGTGCTCGTCCTCAAACACTCCACCATACAATCGCAAACATGGATTCGGAGTCTCTTCTTCCATACCCTGCAGGTGATGCAAACCCTGTTGCCAAGCTTATAAACAGGTTTCTTGGTTTCCCAGATGATTGA